CGTGTACAGTACAGTATATGTGGacacattattttattaatattattgcatCACTTATACCGTCAAAGAATAAACATTTCTACTGGCAAATTATTGCCCCCAACGATAGGAATAGGTTGTTGAATACTTTATTAGATCTTGATTAAAGAACCAGATTCTTTGAGGACTTGAATGGGAGCCTAGCTACACAAATCTCATCAGGgccttgaagttaatggagtgcTGCACAGGAGTCTGCTGTACAGTCAGCCGCAGAATCAGGGTCTAATTTAGGGCTAACTCCTGCAACCATTAATCACATAAACGGGCCTTACTCAAGCAAATAACTTGAGTCTACTTGTGCGTCTCCAGGCTATTTACATGAGAAAGGGCTAAAGGAACATGCCCTTAAAGAAGCACATAGAGGTTGTGATATAACACAACACGTACAACAGCTCTGCCAGCAGCAAACCTTCCTAGTGGGGACGCAGCTGAcacaggcaaataaaaaaaaaaaaagagagagcgagcgagcttCGGCTGCTCTGCCTTACAGCGGGTGCCTGGGGGAAATAAGCGATACCAACGCACTTGTATGTCGCCACAACTGAGTCGACGCCAAGGGCACTTCCTGCTGGCGACATGCCGGGGAAGATACGAATTAGCCCCCCGAACACGCGAACGTTACCGCCCCGGCAGCCGTTTCCGCCGgagcccgggccgggccgggcgctcAGCGGCGGCGGAGACTGACACGGTTTCCCACACGGCGGCCTGCCCCCGCCGCTAAGCCAGGCTGCTGACCACGATGCCGTTTCCCAGCGCGGCCAGGCCCGTCGAGGAGCCGGCGCTGCTCGTCGCGGGGCAATGGCGGGTGCTCCCGGCcgggccggggagggggagggggaggggcttcAGGGTCTCCGGGTTGTGCGCGAGGCGGCTCCGCGCCGAGGGGCGGGGTCTCGGGCCGTTTCCGCCCGAGCCGTTCCGGGGTCAGAGGGCGTGTTTGTGACGGGGCTTGGGCGCGCGGAGCGACGGGCGCTGAGCGAGGCGGAGGCTGCCGGCCGCTCGGGAGCTCGCAgtagccgccgccgccgccgccgcaccGCCCCCCCCCTTAAGGCGGAAGCGGCCCGGCGGGGGCCAGCGCCGGCAGCACCATGTCACGCGGCTCGATCGAGATCCCCCTCCGGGACACTGACGAGGTGAGGGGGACGCGGCGGCCTCGGGCCTGGTTCTTTCCCCCTGCTGACCCCTGGCGCTGTGCGGGGTGTCCGTGAGCTGGCCCCGgcgagtgtgtgtgagagagagagagagagagagagagagaaaagtgtgTGGTCGCCTCATaactctgacccccccccccccacacacacacacacaccggggcCTTGTGAGCCGCCCTCACTCCGCTGaatactccccctccccccttggggggcagaggggttgtGCCTGGCCGGTTTTCATGGGCAGGAAAAGCAGCTGTTAGGAAATGCAGCCCCGGGGCCTCGGCCGGCCGCACGTTGTGCTGGTTGTTTTCACGCAGGCACCACAAGGAAGAGGACCAGGGCCTAGTTCCCCCAATAATAACCTTCAATCATAAGAATGGAAGCCTCTTACAAAGACACTAAGGGGCTGAGTCTGAACTCCTTTGACGACTAGTAACTTTGGTTTGCCCATGTGCTGTCCAGCTGTAGCGTGGCATAGTTAAACTTCATGTTGTCTAACTCTGTGTCACATCAGGTTAGCTCAAAGTGTGTTTTAAAGTCAGCTTAGT
This DNA window, taken from Dermochelys coriacea isolate rDerCor1 chromosome 6, rDerCor1.pri.v4, whole genome shotgun sequence, encodes the following:
- the LOC122460700 gene encoding DDB1- and CUL4-associated factor 10-like — translated: MVLPALAPAGPLPPSPSPSPARPGAPAIAPRRAAPAPRRAWPRWETASWSAAWLSGGGRPPCGKPCQSPPPLSARPGPGSGGNGCRGGNVRVFGGLIRIFPGMSPAGSALGVDSVVATYKGFDSLTSNVEDLKYVNQKLSGQIQGMQKAMEVLDEACLQLADEIAELKSRLTRH